A part of Desulfovibrio legallii genomic DNA contains:
- a CDS encoding penicillin-binding protein produces the protein MFRLKSRKNNRSGAAPRQRAAPSPNRHVASGREGASWVRSVDWGRARIRLVVGVFCLLWVGLWGRAWYLQMIEGPRLAERARRQHMATELVTGRRGMILDRNGQVLARSVEARSVYARPQDIEDFQAMALKLGPILGQDPQKLYAELSQTKRRFVWLRRKVDDYTAEAVRKANIPGIGLSKEYDRIYPFKHMAGQLLGFVGLDDKGLEGIERTLDDRLGCVPTRQIVQRDAMGRRFYLHEEGQSEPVGQDVTLTIDVQMQFIVEEAIARAVRDFDARWGGALVVDVPSGEIMAWAQYPFFNPNTYKESSPLIYRNRLAADALEPGSTFKPFVMAAALQEHKVTPGTLIDCEGGKWVNKNFTIRDTSRQGILPATKVLRYSSNIGMAKIGLSLGAPTFYKYLHALGFGQHTGVPVADSRGILRQPRDWSEVDVLATSFGQSISVTGLQMMQAYLTLLNNGVFKPLRLTRDDGAVVEAHKRVYTETAVRQVMHMMRDVVEEKDGTGKRARVDGLLVAGKTGTAQKADHRSGTYGSKRLASFVGFFPADKPRYLILVMVDEPTRNQYGGVVAAPVFKEIASRTVTYTGMLAAGAANEEADKGRPAAGKSSGRSLKLAGLEMPFSRDARKSAPVRPEAGMRLPGHLAKAGSRVPDVMGKTVRNAVELFARAGVVPELKGSGSRVVRQSPPPGTAWPEDDRGAEYVLWLSER, from the coding sequence ATGTTCAGACTCAAATCCCGCAAAAACAACAGGTCAGGCGCCGCCCCCCGGCAGAGGGCCGCCCCCAGTCCCAACCGCCACGTCGCTTCCGGGCGCGAAGGCGCGTCCTGGGTGCGCTCGGTGGACTGGGGCCGGGCGCGCATCCGCCTGGTGGTGGGCGTGTTCTGCCTGCTGTGGGTGGGGTTGTGGGGCCGGGCCTGGTACCTGCAGATGATTGAAGGGCCGCGCCTGGCGGAGCGCGCCCGGCGGCAGCACATGGCTACAGAGCTGGTTACGGGCCGCCGGGGCATGATCCTCGACCGCAACGGGCAGGTGTTGGCCCGCAGCGTGGAGGCCCGTTCCGTCTACGCCCGGCCGCAGGACATTGAGGATTTTCAGGCTATGGCCCTGAAGCTGGGGCCCATCCTGGGGCAGGATCCGCAAAAACTTTACGCGGAGCTTTCCCAGACCAAACGCCGTTTTGTCTGGCTGCGCCGCAAGGTGGACGACTACACCGCCGAGGCCGTGCGCAAGGCCAATATCCCCGGCATCGGCCTGAGCAAGGAATACGACCGCATCTACCCCTTCAAGCATATGGCCGGGCAGCTTCTGGGCTTTGTGGGCCTGGACGACAAGGGGCTTGAAGGCATTGAGCGCACCCTGGACGACCGCCTGGGCTGCGTGCCCACCCGCCAGATCGTGCAGCGCGACGCCATGGGCCGCCGTTTTTACCTCCATGAGGAAGGCCAGAGCGAACCCGTGGGCCAGGACGTTACCCTGACCATCGACGTGCAGATGCAGTTTATTGTGGAGGAAGCCATAGCCCGCGCCGTGCGCGACTTCGACGCCCGCTGGGGCGGCGCGCTGGTGGTGGACGTGCCTTCCGGCGAGATCATGGCCTGGGCCCAGTATCCCTTCTTCAATCCTAACACCTATAAAGAATCAAGCCCGCTCATCTACCGCAACCGCCTGGCGGCGGACGCGCTGGAACCGGGATCCACCTTCAAGCCTTTTGTCATGGCCGCCGCCCTGCAGGAGCACAAGGTCACGCCCGGCACCCTCATTGACTGCGAGGGCGGCAAATGGGTGAACAAAAATTTCACCATCCGGGACACCTCGCGCCAGGGCATCCTTCCCGCCACCAAGGTGCTGCGCTATTCCTCCAACATCGGCATGGCCAAGATCGGTCTTTCGTTGGGCGCGCCCACGTTTTACAAATACCTGCACGCCCTGGGCTTCGGGCAGCACACCGGCGTGCCCGTGGCCGACAGCCGGGGCATTCTGCGCCAGCCGCGCGACTGGAGCGAGGTGGACGTGCTGGCCACCTCCTTCGGGCAGAGCATTTCCGTCACCGGCCTCCAAATGATGCAGGCCTATCTTACCCTGCTCAACAACGGCGTGTTCAAGCCTTTGCGCCTCACCCGCGACGACGGCGCGGTGGTGGAAGCCCACAAGCGCGTCTACACGGAAACCGCAGTGCGCCAGGTCATGCACATGATGCGCGACGTGGTGGAGGAAAAGGACGGCACCGGCAAACGCGCCCGCGTGGACGGCCTTCTGGTGGCGGGCAAAACCGGCACGGCGCAGAAGGCCGACCACCGCTCCGGCACTTACGGCAGCAAGCGGCTGGCCTCCTTTGTGGGCTTCTTCCCCGCGGACAAGCCCCGCTATCTTATTCTGGTCATGGTGGACGAGCCCACCCGCAACCAGTACGGCGGCGTGGTGGCCGCCCCGGTGTTTAAGGAAATTGCCTCGCGCACCGTGACCTATACGGGCATGCTGGCCGCAGGCGCAGCAAACGAGGAAGCCGACAAAGGCCGCCCGGCTGCAGGCAAAAGCAGCGGGCGCAGCCTCAAATTGGCCGGGCTGGAGATGCCCTTCAGCCGCGACGCGCGCAAGAGCGCGCCTGTGCGGCCGGAAGCGGGCATGCGCCTGCCGGGGCATCTGGCCAAGGCCGGCAGCCGCGTGCCGGACGTCATGGGCAAGACTGTGCGCAATGCCGTGGAGCTGTTCGCCCGCGCGGGCGTCGTGCCGGAGCTCAAGGGCAGCGGTAGCCGCGTGGTCAGGCAAAGCCCCCCGCCGGGCACGGCCTGGCCCGAAGACGACCGGGGCGCGGAATACGTCCTCTGGCTTTCGGAACGGTAG